CAGCACGACTTGGCCGATGATCGTCGCGCTGTCCGCGACAAACACGCTTTCGTGGATGGACGGGGCGTTGTCGCCGAGCTTGTAGATGGTCACGATGTCTCCCTTGGGGCTTGTCTGGGCGGCCGGTACAATGGCGCGCGGTTGCGTCGCGCTTGAATGCGGCGCGATCGAATCGCTTATTGTAAACGGTTGTCCCGGTCGTTCGCGTGCGCGCCGCACGCGGGCAGGTCGTCTTCTCATGTCATCCGTCCCGATTTCATTGCCCGAACCGTTGCGCTGCGCTCGAAGCGACGCGCTTGCCGCGCTTTGCGAGACCGATCCCGCAAGCAAGGCCGCGCGCGTCGTCGAGCTGCGCTCGGCGCTCGTCGACGGCCGCGCGGCGGCTTTCCCCGATCGCGAGCTGAGCGCGCCCGCGCACGGTCTGCCGGGGCGGCCGGTTCGCCCGGCGCTCGTCGAGCCGCGCCTGCTCGCGCGGCGCAGCATGCGATCGCCGCAAGGGCGGGCCGTGCTGCTGCATGCGCTTGCCCACATCGAATTCAACGCGATCAACCTCGCGCTCGACGCGGTGTGGCGCTTCGCGCGGATGCCCGCGGCGTTCTATGCGGACTGGCTCAAAGTTGCCGCGGAGGAGGCGCACCACTTCTCGCTGCTCGCCGCGCGTCTAGCCGAGTTCGGCCACGCGTACGGCGATTTCCCGGCGCACGACGGCCTCTGGGAGATGTGCGAGCGGACCGCGGGCGACGCGCTCGCACGGATGGCGCTCGTGCCGCGCACGCTCGAGGCGCGCGGGCTCGACGCGTCGCCGCCGATTCGCGCACGGCTTCAGCAGGCGGGCGATCACGCGTCGGCGGCGATTCTCGATGTGATCCTGCGCGACGAGATCGGTCATGTGCGAATCGGCAATCGCTGGTTTCGCCATCTGTGCGACGCCGCCGGGATCGATCCGCATGCGACCTACGAACGGCTCGCCAAGCAGTACCGGGCGCCGCGGCTGCGCGGCCCGTTCAATTTCGAGGCTCGGCGCGCCGCGGGCTTCGACGACGACGAACTGAACGCGCTCATCGCGCAGGACGACGATCCGAACGCGTGACGCGGGCGTGTGCCGGCGAGGCGCCCCCCCCTGATTCCGGAATTCGTTCGCGGGGCCGGCCGCGGAAAGGGCCGATCGCCGCGCCGTGCTCTTTGCGAAGACATTGGGTAGTCGCATCGCCGCAATCCGGCCGCCTGGCCCCTCCGGCGGCCAGCGCAAGCCCGTCACGAGCGTGAACAGGCCCTAGAGAAGTGCCTCGAAACGCGCCCGGTCTTGCGGCTCGCCCCACGCCGGACGGGCCGGATCGATATAATCGAACGGTCATTCTTTTTTATGGCGGTTGCGATGCACTCCACTCAATCTGTCTCCGATTTCGTCACGGTTCGCGGCGTGAAGCTGCATGTGCGCCGCTGGGGGCGGCCCGATGCACCGACGCTCTACATGCTGCACGGCTGGATGGACGTTGCCGCGTCGTTCCAGTTCGTCGTCGACGCGCTCGCGGGCGACTGGCAGGTGATCGCACCGGACGCGCGCGGCTTCGGCCTGTCCGACTGGCCGGTCGCCGCGCAAGGCGGCGGCCACTACTGGTTCCACGAATACCTGGCGGACCTCGATGCGCTGATCGACCACTACACGCCCGACGGCGAGGTGAATCTCGTCGGCCACAGCATGGGCGCGAACGTCGTGTGCCTGTATGCGGGCGCGCGGCCGCAGCGGGTGCGGCGGGTCGTCGATCTGGAGGGCTTCGGGCTCGCGCCCGCGCACGCCGAGCAGGCGCCGCGGCGTCTCGCGCAGTGGCTCGACGAGCTGCGCGCGCCGCCGGGGCTCAAGCGCTACGCGTCGCTCGAAGACGTCGCCGCGCGCCTCGTGAAGACGAATCCGCGCCTCGAGCCGCGCCGCGCGGCGTTTCTCGCCGCGCATTGGGCGACGCGCGACGCGGGCGGCCAGTACCGGCTGCTCGCCGATCCCGCGCACAAGCTGCGCGGCCCGCTGCTGTACCGCCTCGACGAGGTGATGGCGATCTGGTCGAAGGTGCGCGCGAGGGTGCTGCACATCGAGGCCGTCGATTCGCCGACGCTCGCGTTCCTGGCGGGCGAGATTGCGCTTTCCGAATTCAAGGCGCGCTTTTCGGCGTTCGCCGACTGGCGCGAGAAGCTTGTCGAAGACGCGGGGCACATGGTGCATCACGATCAGCCGGAGCAGATCGCGGCGCTGATCGAGGCGTTCTGCGCCTGAGCCGATTTGCGGGCGTCGATCCGGCGGGCGGCGAAAGGCCGGGTGCCAATGCATGTCCGAACGCGCGTCGGCGCGCGGGAGGCGAAAGGCGAACGACGCGCGAGCGCGTCGCCCGGCGGGCCCGCAGCCGGGCGCGGCTCCCGCCGGCGGGGCGTCTGCGGCGAATTTGCGCGTTGCAGTAGAATGACCGCTTAGCCTCCGATGCCCACGATGAACGCCGATCTCCACTGCCATTCGAACGTTTCCGACGGTCAACTCGCGCCCGCCGACGTCGCGCGCCGCGCGCACGCGGGCGGCGTCACGTTGTGGGCGCTGACCGATCACGACGAGGTCGGCGGCCAGCGCGCCGCGCGCGAGGCCGCCGAGGCGCTCGGCATGCGCTACCTGCACGGCGTCGAGATTTCCGTGACGTGGGCGTCGCGCACCGTGCACATCGTCGGTCTGAACATCGATCCGCAGAACCCGGCGCTCGTCGACGGGCTGTACCGAACCCGCAATGGCCGCGCGGCGCGCGCGGTCGCGATCGGCGACGCGCTTGCCGCGCTCGGCATCGAAGGGGCCTACGCGGGCGCGCTCGGCTACGTGTCGAATCCCGATCTGATCTCGCGCACGCACTTCGCGCGCTTTCTCGTCGACAAGGGCTACGCGGCATCGATTTCCGACGTGTTCGACCGCTACCTCGGCGACGGCAAGCCGGGCTACGTCGCGCACCGCTGGGCGAAGCTGTCGGACGCCGTCACGTGGATCCGCCAGGCGGGCGGCGAAGCGGTCGTCGCGCATCCGGGCCGCTACGCGTACACGAGCGTCGAGTTCGACGCGTTCTTCGGCGAGTTCATCGATCTGGGCGGCGTCGCGATCGAGGTCGTGACGGGCAGCCACACGCCCGACCAGTACCGCGAATATGCGGACGTCGCGCGGCGCTTCGGCTTCGAGGCGTCGCGCGGCTCCGATTTCCACGCGCCGGGAGAAGGGCGCACCGAGCTCGGCAGCCTGCCGCCGCTGCCGCCCGATCTCAAACCCGTCTGGGAGCGCTGGCTATAGCGGCGTTTGCCGGCAGCACATCCGGCCGCGGGCTCGCGCGCGCCGATCCATACTTTTGTCCCCATGTCCCAATTCTTCAGGATTCACCCGGATGATCCGCAGCCGCGTCTCATCAAGCAGGCGGCCGAAATCGTGCGCGGCGGCGGCGTGATCGCGCTGCCGACCGATTCTAGCTACGCGCTCGCGTGCCATCTGGACGACAAGGACGCGGTCGAGCGCGTGCGCCGCATCCGCGGGCTCGACGAGAAGCAGCACCTGTCGCTCCTCGTGCGCGATCTGTCCGAGCTCGCGACGTTCGCGATGGTCGACAACCGCCAGTACCGGCTGATCAAGTCGGTGACGCCGGGGCCGTACGTGTTCATCCTGCAGGCGACGAAGGAAGTGCCGCGGCGGCTGTCGCACCCGTCGCGCAAGACGATCGGCCTGCGCGTGCCCGCGCATGCGATCACGCTCGCGCTGCTCGAGTCGCTCGGCCAGCCGCTGCTCGGCACGACGCTGATCCTGCCGCCCGACGACGAACCGCTCAACGATCCGGAGGAAATCCGCGCGCGCCTCGAAAAGCAGGTCGACCTCGTGATCGACGGCGGCGCGTGCCCGCGCGAGCCGTCGACGGTGATCGACCTGACGGGTGACGAGCCGCAACTCGTGCGGGCGGGGCGCGGCCCGCTCGAGCCGTTCGGCCTCGCCGCGTGAGCGCCGCCGCGCCGTCCCGGCGCAACGGAGCGGCCGCCGTTTCGGTCCGCATGCATGCGCGCCGTTCGCGCGTTTGCCGCTTGTTACAATAGCGCGCTATGGATGCTTCTTCCCTGATACAGACGATTGCCGTCTACGCCATTCCCGTGGTCTTCGCGATCACGCTGCACGAGGCCGCCCACGGCTATGTCGCTCGCCTGCTGGGCGACAATACCGCGTACATGATGGGCCGGGTGTCGTTCAATCCGATGCGCCACATCGATCCGTTCGGCACGATCGTGATTCCGCTCGTGCTGTACTTCCTCACGAGCGGCGCGTTCCTGTTCGGCTACGCGAAGCCCGTGCCCGTCACGTTCCGCAATCTGCGCAATCCGCGCTGGGGGAGCCTCTGGGTCGCGCTCGCCGGGCCAGGCTGCAACTTCGTCCAGGCGCTGATCTGGGGCTTCGTGAGCATCGGCCTCGCCGCGCTCGCAATCGACGAGCCCTTCTTCACGCGCATGGCGGGCGCGGGCGTCGGCGTGAATCTCGTGCTCGCGGTGCTGAATCTCTTTCCGCTGCCGCCGCTCGACGGCGGGCGCGTGCTCGCGGCGCTGCTGCCGCCGAAGCAATCGATCGCGCTGTCGCGGCTCGAGCCGTACGGTTTCTTCATCGTGCTCGCGCTCGTCGCGACGGGCCTCCTGACGAAGCTCTGGCTGCGGCCGCTGGTGAGCGCCGGCTATGCGGTCGTGACGGCCATCCTGACTCCTTTCGCCTCGCTTTTCTAACGATAATCATGTTCCCAGACCGTATCTTTTCCGGCATGCGACCCACGGGGTCGCTCCATCTCGGCCACTATCACGGCGTGCTGAAGAACTGGGTCAAGCTGCAGTCCGAGTATCCGTGCTTCTTCTGCGTCGTCGACTGGCATGCGCTGACGACGCACTACGAAACGCCCGAGGTGATCGAGAAGAACGTCTGGGACGTGCTGATCGACTGGCTTGCGTCGGGCATCGACCCGGCGCAGGCGACGCTCTTCATCCAGAGCAAGGTGCCCGAGCATGCGGAGCTCGCGTTGCTGCTCGGGATGAGCACGCCGCTCGGCTGGCTCGAGCGCGTGCCGACCTACAAGGAGCAGATCGAGAAGCTGAAGGACAAGGATCTGTCGACGTACGGCTTCCTCGGCTATCCGGTGCTGATGGCGGCCGACATCCTGCTGTACCGCGGCTCGCTCGTGCCGGTCGGCGAGGATCAGGTGCCGCACGTCGAGATGACGCGCGAGATCGCGCGCCGCTTCAACTACCTGTACGGCCGCGAGCCGGGCTTCGAGGAGAAGGCGCTCGAGGCGGCGAAGAAGCTGGGCGGCAAGCGTGCGAAGCTCTATCACGAGCTGCGCAACGCATATCAGCAGGAGGGCGACGACGAGGCGCTCGAACAGGCGCGCGCGATGCTGCAGGAATCGCAGAGCCTGTCGATGAGCGACCGCGAGCGCCTGTTCGGCTATCTCGAAGGCGCGCGCAAGATCATCCTCGTCGAGCCGCAGGCGCTTCTGACCGAGGCTTCGCGGATGCCGGGCCTCGACGGCCAGA
Above is a window of Burkholderia thailandensis E264 DNA encoding:
- a CDS encoding ferritin-like domain-containing protein, which produces MRCARSDALAALCETDPASKAARVVELRSALVDGRAAAFPDRELSAPAHGLPGRPVRPALVEPRLLARRSMRSPQGRAVLLHALAHIEFNAINLALDAVWRFARMPAAFYADWLKVAAEEAHHFSLLAARLAEFGHAYGDFPAHDGLWEMCERTAGDALARMALVPRTLEARGLDASPPIRARLQQAGDHASAAILDVILRDEIGHVRIGNRWFRHLCDAAGIDPHATYERLAKQYRAPRLRGPFNFEARRAAGFDDDELNALIAQDDDPNA
- a CDS encoding tryptophan--tRNA ligase; this encodes MFPDRIFSGMRPTGSLHLGHYHGVLKNWVKLQSEYPCFFCVVDWHALTTHYETPEVIEKNVWDVLIDWLASGIDPAQATLFIQSKVPEHAELALLLGMSTPLGWLERVPTYKEQIEKLKDKDLSTYGFLGYPVLMAADILLYRGSLVPVGEDQVPHVEMTREIARRFNYLYGREPGFEEKALEAAKKLGGKRAKLYHELRNAYQQEGDDEALEQARAMLQESQSLSMSDRERLFGYLEGARKIILVEPQALLTEASRMPGLDGQKMSKSYGNTIGLREDAETITKKVRTMPTDPARVRRTDPGDPDKCPVWQLHQVYTDEATHEWVQKGCRSAGIGCLDCKQPVVEGILREQQPMLERAQKYMDDPSLLRAIVADGCDKARKYATETMRDVREAMGLSYS
- a CDS encoding L-threonylcarbamoyladenylate synthase; its protein translation is MSQFFRIHPDDPQPRLIKQAAEIVRGGGVIALPTDSSYALACHLDDKDAVERVRRIRGLDEKQHLSLLVRDLSELATFAMVDNRQYRLIKSVTPGPYVFILQATKEVPRRLSHPSRKTIGLRVPAHAITLALLESLGQPLLGTTLILPPDDEPLNDPEEIRARLEKQVDLVIDGGACPREPSTVIDLTGDEPQLVRAGRGPLEPFGLAA
- a CDS encoding 3',5'-nucleoside bisphosphate phosphatase, coding for MNADLHCHSNVSDGQLAPADVARRAHAGGVTLWALTDHDEVGGQRAAREAAEALGMRYLHGVEISVTWASRTVHIVGLNIDPQNPALVDGLYRTRNGRAARAVAIGDALAALGIEGAYAGALGYVSNPDLISRTHFARFLVDKGYAASISDVFDRYLGDGKPGYVAHRWAKLSDAVTWIRQAGGEAVVAHPGRYAYTSVEFDAFFGEFIDLGGVAIEVVTGSHTPDQYREYADVARRFGFEASRGSDFHAPGEGRTELGSLPPLPPDLKPVWERWL
- a CDS encoding alpha/beta fold hydrolase; its protein translation is MHSTQSVSDFVTVRGVKLHVRRWGRPDAPTLYMLHGWMDVAASFQFVVDALAGDWQVIAPDARGFGLSDWPVAAQGGGHYWFHEYLADLDALIDHYTPDGEVNLVGHSMGANVVCLYAGARPQRVRRVVDLEGFGLAPAHAEQAPRRLAQWLDELRAPPGLKRYASLEDVAARLVKTNPRLEPRRAAFLAAHWATRDAGGQYRLLADPAHKLRGPLLYRLDEVMAIWSKVRARVLHIEAVDSPTLAFLAGEIALSEFKARFSAFADWREKLVEDAGHMVHHDQPEQIAALIEAFCA
- a CDS encoding site-2 protease family protein — translated: MDASSLIQTIAVYAIPVVFAITLHEAAHGYVARLLGDNTAYMMGRVSFNPMRHIDPFGTIVIPLVLYFLTSGAFLFGYAKPVPVTFRNLRNPRWGSLWVALAGPGCNFVQALIWGFVSIGLAALAIDEPFFTRMAGAGVGVNLVLAVLNLFPLPPLDGGRVLAALLPPKQSIALSRLEPYGFFIVLALVATGLLTKLWLRPLVSAGYAVVTAILTPFASLF